Proteins encoded in a region of the Desulfuromonas acetexigens genome:
- a CDS encoding divergent polysaccharide deacetylase family protein, whose product MPPRKKSRRAKRPAVKKTSNRPLRLLLAALGVVGFLLLSLILLTYVRQSRLAPPETSPPVPPVIVKPPTPVVPELTRALPQPEGLRRLLQQSLTRGGYADGGLTIEQDHGVTTYVLDTPFPDAAELDVLLDPLRREAPEVRLETGRAPGALLVLLGDRVVARLQFRPLRVAAPPPPKALPPPPAPRPALPPPTSLTPPPPESGGRVAIVMDDLGRDLASARELLAIDLGVTFAIIPQNEAAPQVATLAHQSGREVMIHMPMEPQGYPRTNPGVDALLLSRSDEEIRALVRGYRQRVPYAVGGNNHMGSRFTESREKMAVVLEELRQAGLFFVDSRTSNRSVAFETARELGVATVRRDIFLDNVRTVPAIRGEIRRMVGIAKKSGEALAICHPYPETFAALRAEVGYLRAQGIRVVPASRLLVR is encoded by the coding sequence GTGCCTCCTCGAAAGAAAAGCCGCCGCGCCAAACGTCCGGCCGTTAAAAAGACCTCCAATCGCCCGTTGCGCCTGCTTTTGGCCGCCCTGGGGGTGGTGGGCTTTCTTCTGCTCAGTCTGATCCTGCTGACCTATGTGCGGCAATCTCGCCTCGCTCCCCCCGAAACGTCGCCGCCAGTGCCGCCGGTGATCGTGAAACCTCCGACCCCGGTTGTGCCGGAACTGACCCGGGCGCTGCCGCAGCCCGAAGGCTTGCGCCGTCTTCTGCAGCAATCCCTGACCCGGGGTGGTTATGCCGACGGGGGTCTGACGATCGAGCAGGACCATGGGGTGACGACCTATGTCCTCGATACCCCCTTCCCGGATGCGGCGGAGCTCGATGTCCTGCTCGACCCCTTGCGCCGGGAGGCGCCGGAGGTGCGTCTGGAAACGGGAAGAGCCCCCGGGGCGCTGCTGGTGCTGCTGGGGGATCGGGTGGTTGCGCGCCTGCAGTTTCGTCCGCTTCGGGTTGCGGCGCCCCCGCCGCCCAAGGCTCTTCCGCCTCCCCCGGCGCCGCGGCCGGCACTGCCGCCACCGACCTCGCTGACGCCCCCTCCCCCGGAGAGCGGTGGCCGGGTGGCAATCGTCATGGATGATCTTGGCCGGGATCTGGCCTCGGCCCGGGAACTCCTCGCGATCGACCTGGGCGTGACTTTCGCCATTATCCCCCAGAACGAGGCGGCGCCGCAGGTGGCGACCCTGGCCCACCAGAGCGGACGGGAGGTGATGATCCACATGCCCATGGAGCCCCAGGGCTACCCCCGCACCAATCCCGGGGTCGATGCCCTGCTGCTGAGCCGCTCCGACGAGGAAATTCGCGCCCTGGTGCGCGGTTACCGGCAGCGGGTGCCCTATGCCGTGGGGGGAAACAACCACATGGGCTCGCGTTTTACCGAGAGCCGGGAAAAGATGGCGGTGGTGCTGGAGGAGTTGCGTCAGGCGGGGTTGTTTTTCGTCGACAGCCGCACCAGTAATCGTTCGGTGGCTTTTGAAACGGCGCGGGAGTTGGGGGTGGCGACGGTGCGGCGAGATATCTTTCTCGACAATGTCCGCACGGTTCCGGCGATTCGCGGGGAGATTCGCCGCATGGTGGGGATAGCGAAGAAATCCGGTGAGGCGTTGGCAATCTGCCATCCCTACCCGGAAACCTTCGCCGCCCTGCGTGCGGAAGTGGGCTATTTGCGCGCCCAGGGGATCCGCGTGGTGCCGGCCTCCCGCCTGCTGGTGCGCTGA
- a CDS encoding S41 family peptidase produces the protein MFKRRWLRLLVLLACLPIGWLAVAQLTRPLAAEAKSQYEDIRLFSDVLALVRKSYVEDVPMQELIYGAIDGMLAALDPHSSFMPPDVYKEMKDDTRGEFGGIGIEITIKDGVLTVVSPIEDTPAYRAGLQAGDQIVKIGDGFTKDMSVMDAVKLMRGPKGSPIRITIVREAFEKPKEFELKREIIKIRSVKARTLEDGYGYVRLAQFQERTDEELAKALKDLRKENGGRLDGLVLDLRNNPGGLLEQAVKVTDLFLGKGLIVYTDGREEGSHMEFHARPGTEEEDFPLVVLINSGSASASEIVAGALQDHDRALVLGTQSFGKGSVQTVIPLSDNSGLRLTTARYYTPSGTSIQARGITPDIVVAPAELKKVGEGDHFREKDLSNHFDTEPLEVQPKDVETTRKFDLKETDRDDYQLMRALDLLKGWRVFKELQAPAA, from the coding sequence ATGTTCAAACGCCGCTGGTTGCGCCTGTTGGTCCTGTTGGCCTGTCTTCCTATCGGTTGGCTGGCGGTTGCCCAGCTGACCCGGCCGCTGGCCGCCGAGGCCAAGTCCCAGTATGAGGATATCCGCCTCTTTTCCGACGTTCTCGCGCTGGTGCGCAAAAGCTACGTCGAAGACGTGCCCATGCAGGAACTCATCTACGGGGCCATCGACGGCATGCTCGCCGCCCTCGATCCCCATTCCTCCTTTATGCCTCCCGACGTCTACAAAGAGATGAAGGACGACACCCGCGGTGAATTCGGCGGCATCGGCATCGAGATTACCATCAAAGACGGCGTTCTCACCGTCGTTTCCCCCATCGAGGATACCCCGGCCTACCGGGCCGGACTGCAGGCGGGGGACCAGATCGTCAAGATCGGCGACGGTTTCACCAAGGACATGAGCGTCATGGATGCGGTCAAGCTCATGCGCGGTCCCAAGGGGAGCCCGATCCGCATCACCATCGTCCGCGAAGCCTTCGAAAAACCGAAGGAATTCGAACTCAAGCGGGAAATCATCAAGATCCGCAGCGTCAAGGCCCGGACCCTGGAGGACGGCTACGGCTATGTGCGCCTGGCCCAGTTCCAGGAGCGTACCGACGAGGAGTTGGCCAAGGCGCTCAAAGATTTGCGCAAGGAAAATGGCGGGCGTCTGGATGGGCTGGTGCTCGATCTGCGCAACAATCCCGGCGGTCTGCTGGAGCAGGCGGTAAAAGTGACCGACCTCTTCCTTGGCAAGGGGCTGATCGTCTATACCGATGGCCGTGAGGAAGGCAGCCACATGGAATTCCACGCCCGCCCGGGGACGGAAGAAGAGGATTTCCCCCTGGTGGTGCTGATCAACAGCGGTAGCGCCTCCGCCTCGGAGATCGTCGCCGGCGCCCTGCAGGATCATGACCGGGCTCTGGTTCTGGGTACCCAGAGCTTCGGCAAGGGCTCGGTGCAGACGGTGATCCCCCTAAGTGACAACTCGGGACTGCGCCTGACCACGGCCCGCTACTACACCCCGAGCGGCACGTCCATCCAGGCGCGGGGCATTACCCCGGATATCGTCGTCGCCCCGGCCGAGCTGAAGAAGGTGGGGGAGGGCGACCATTTCCGAGAGAAGGACCTGAGCAATCATTTCGACACCGAACCTCTCGAAGTCCAGCCGAAGGATGTCGAAACGACCCGAAAGTTCGACCTGAAGGAGACGGATCGGGATGATTATCAGCTGATGCGCGCCCTCGACCTGCTCAAGGGCTGGCGCGTCTTCAAGGAACTCCAAGCCCCCGCCGCCTGA
- a CDS encoding murein hydrolase activator EnvC family protein translates to MKSRIGFFLILLFCALLAYPPGESLAADKKADETRQSLKEIEQRLSQASKSLSKKQKEEKSLGKDLKTVENELARLQKRMANQEERLAALKEELAAAEGESARRKEAAESLRGQVERRLVTLYKSGDMGLLRTLMLAQSPARMAEDYEFFGRIVRRDRELLDGYRRRLDELSATRERLTGLQKEQETLVAQGRHDRESLKKAAGLKKRLLAKVKTDKSKLASEVAALKERAARLSSLVKKLESTKPRAYTSKPSAQDPKTPLANPFGRQKGRLSWPVKGKVKVPFGTGRHADLGTLYESHGIEISASPQQPVTAVWSGRVAFANEFKGYGNLLILDHGDSYYTLYAQASRLAKRVGETVAQGETVAYAGYEGSDTVYFEIRHRGTPLNPAPWLKPR, encoded by the coding sequence TTGAAGTCACGGATCGGTTTTTTCCTGATTCTGCTTTTCTGCGCGCTGCTGGCTTACCCCCCGGGGGAGAGCCTGGCCGCCGACAAGAAGGCTGACGAAACCCGGCAGTCCCTCAAGGAGATCGAGCAGCGTCTGTCCCAGGCGAGCAAATCCCTCTCGAAGAAGCAGAAAGAGGAAAAGTCCCTGGGCAAGGATCTGAAGACGGTAGAGAACGAACTGGCCCGTCTGCAAAAACGTATGGCGAACCAGGAAGAGCGCCTTGCCGCCCTCAAAGAGGAGTTGGCTGCGGCCGAAGGGGAGAGTGCCCGGCGGAAAGAGGCCGCCGAGTCGTTGCGGGGGCAGGTCGAGCGACGTCTGGTGACGCTCTACAAGAGTGGGGACATGGGCTTGCTGCGGACCCTGATGCTGGCGCAGAGCCCGGCGCGCATGGCCGAGGATTACGAATTTTTCGGGCGCATCGTTCGTCGGGATCGGGAACTGCTGGACGGTTACCGCCGGCGCCTCGACGAACTCAGCGCCACTCGCGAGCGGCTCACCGGTTTGCAAAAGGAACAGGAAACACTGGTGGCGCAGGGGCGGCACGATCGGGAATCGCTGAAGAAGGCGGCCGGACTGAAGAAGCGGTTGCTGGCGAAGGTCAAGACCGACAAAAGCAAGCTCGCCAGTGAGGTGGCCGCCCTCAAGGAGCGGGCCGCGCGGCTCTCGAGCCTGGTCAAAAAACTTGAATCGACCAAGCCCCGGGCGTATACTTCCAAGCCTTCTGCGCAAGATCCCAAAACCCCTCTGGCCAACCCCTTCGGCCGGCAGAAGGGTCGGCTCTCCTGGCCGGTCAAGGGCAAGGTCAAGGTCCCTTTCGGGACCGGGCGCCATGCCGATCTGGGAACCCTGTACGAAAGCCACGGCATCGAAATCAGCGCCTCTCCGCAGCAGCCGGTGACCGCCGTCTGGTCTGGTCGGGTTGCCTTCGCCAACGAGTTCAAGGGCTACGGCAATCTTCTCATCCTCGATCACGGCGACAGCTACTATACCCTCTATGCCCAGGCTTCCCGTCTGGCGAAACGAGTCGGCGAAACGGTCGCCCAGGGGGAAACGGTGGCCTATGCGGGCTATGAGGGGAGCGATACGGTATACTTTGAAATCAGACATCGCGGGACGCCGCTCAATCCGGCGCCCTGGCTTAAACCTCGTTGA
- the ftsX gene encoding permease-like cell division protein FtsX codes for MERLIYFFLRALRNMRQCPLLCGVAVGTTAVALTIIAFFALVVINVQQLTAHIGERVEIVAYLDRVPEAGALKALRAKVEALPEVAAVAYTSQEEAMTLFKKRLGRDADLLEGVGPEILPASLAITLKPDFRTPAEAERVVATLRTNLGLDEVRFGREWLEKFEAFVTLLKIGGAVIGGFLLFAALFIVSNTIRLTQYARRDELEVMGLVGATSMFIKTPFLIEGALQGLLGGLIAVSLAFAVFRYFLHEALASLLLASASGSIVFLPLGFQLLLIFAGVFLGFFGSITSLRKLVRI; via the coding sequence GTGGAACGCTTGATCTATTTTTTTCTGCGGGCCTTGCGCAACATGCGCCAGTGCCCGTTGCTTTGTGGGGTGGCGGTCGGAACGACAGCGGTGGCCCTGACCATCATTGCCTTTTTTGCTCTGGTGGTCATCAATGTGCAGCAGTTGACCGCCCATATCGGTGAGCGGGTGGAGATCGTCGCCTACCTTGACCGCGTTCCCGAGGCGGGGGCGCTCAAGGCCTTGCGTGCAAAGGTCGAGGCCTTGCCCGAGGTGGCCGCCGTCGCCTACACCTCCCAGGAAGAGGCCATGACCCTCTTCAAAAAACGGCTGGGCCGGGATGCCGATCTGCTCGAAGGGGTCGGTCCCGAAATCCTGCCGGCATCGCTCGCCATCACCCTCAAGCCCGATTTCCGCACCCCCGCCGAAGCTGAACGGGTGGTCGCGACTCTGCGCACGAATCTCGGTCTCGACGAGGTGCGTTTCGGCCGGGAATGGCTGGAAAAGTTCGAGGCCTTCGTCACCCTGCTCAAGATCGGCGGGGCGGTGATCGGCGGTTTTCTCCTCTTTGCCGCCCTCTTCATCGTTTCCAACACCATCCGCCTCACCCAGTATGCCCGTCGCGACGAACTGGAGGTGATGGGTCTGGTTGGGGCGACGAGCATGTTCATCAAGACCCCCTTTCTCATCGAAGGCGCCCTGCAGGGATTGCTCGGCGGGTTGATCGCTGTCAGCCTAGCCTTTGCCGTCTTCCGCTATTTTCTCCACGAGGCCTTGGCTTCCCTGCTCCTCGCCTCGGCCAGCGGTTCCATCGTCTTTCTCCCTCTCGGATTTCAGTTGCTGCTGATCTTCGCCGGGGTCTTCCTCGGGTTTTTCGGCAGCATCACCTCCCTGCGTAAACTGGTGCGGATTTGA
- the ftsE gene encoding cell division ATP-binding protein FtsE codes for MIQFYNVCKSYKKDAAALVDLNLKIPKGDFVYITGPSGAGKSTLLKLLYAAEKPTRGQILINSQNVTRMGSRQIPFLRRRLGIVFQDFKLLNTRTVFENVAFPLEVQGRKRMEVGKKVFQTLKLVGLEHKLNRLPLELSGGEQQRVAVARALVIDPLVLIADEPTGNLDPEVTLDIMELFKGANARGSTVLLATHDREMIRRFPRRVLTLEHGRLIEDRPA; via the coding sequence ATGATCCAGTTCTATAATGTCTGCAAGTCGTACAAGAAAGACGCGGCCGCGCTGGTCGATCTCAACTTGAAGATCCCCAAAGGGGATTTCGTCTATATCACCGGCCCTTCCGGCGCCGGGAAATCGACCCTGCTCAAGCTCCTTTACGCGGCGGAAAAGCCGACGCGGGGGCAGATCCTCATCAACAGCCAGAACGTGACGCGCATGGGCAGCCGGCAGATCCCCTTTCTCCGGCGGCGGCTCGGCATCGTCTTCCAGGATTTCAAGCTGCTCAATACCCGCACGGTTTTCGAAAATGTCGCCTTCCCTCTGGAAGTACAGGGACGCAAGCGCATGGAAGTGGGAAAGAAGGTCTTCCAGACCTTGAAACTGGTGGGGCTGGAGCATAAACTGAACCGGCTGCCGCTGGAGCTTTCCGGCGGCGAGCAGCAGCGGGTGGCGGTGGCCCGCGCCCTGGTGATCGATCCGCTGGTGCTGATCGCCGACGAACCGACGGGCAATCTCGATCCGGAGGTGACCCTGGATATCATGGAGTTGTTCAAGGGGGCCAACGCCCGGGGATCGACGGTGCTGCTGGCGACCCACGACCGGGAGATGATCCGCCGCTTTCCGCGACGGGTGCTGACCCTGGAGCATGGGCGCCTGATCGAGGATCGCCCGGCTTGA
- a CDS encoding type IV pilin protein: MRIIKCLRHLPRGFTLVELLIVMTVIGILASISVPSYKRSLIKARETVLMEDLYQIRRATDAYYADHAAYPESLEDLINKRYLRGVPRDPFTNESEWECIPPEATDDGELAPGGCYDFRSVSDLVGLNGIPYNEW; this comes from the coding sequence ATGCGGATCATAAAATGTTTGCGCCATCTGCCCCGGGGGTTTACCCTGGTCGAACTCTTGATCGTCATGACCGTTATCGGTATCCTGGCGAGCATCTCCGTGCCGAGCTATAAACGCAGCCTGATCAAGGCGCGGGAAACGGTGCTCATGGAGGATCTCTACCAGATCCGTCGGGCTACGGACGCCTATTATGCCGACCACGCGGCCTATCCTGAATCCCTCGAGGATCTGATCAACAAGCGCTACCTGCGGGGAGTTCCCCGCGATCCTTTCACCAACGAGAGCGAATGGGAGTGCATTCCCCCGGAAGCGACCGACGACGGGGAACTGGCGCCGGGGGGCTGTTACGATTTCCGCAGCGTCAGCGATCTGGTCGGGCTTAACGGCATTCCCTATAACGAATGGTAA
- a CDS encoding type II secretion system protein, translated as MTRRMRFSSARGLTLVELLVAMAILSVLAAAVLPVAEVTVRRTKEIELRRALREIRSAIDAYKEDYDKAVKDNTLPGGASLGDSGYPEDLETLVTGKDWGGPNKIKRKYLRRIPSDPFDEYGDGWGLRSYADDADSTVWGGEDVYDVYSQSGRTALDGTSYSTW; from the coding sequence ATGACGCGCCGCATGCGATTTTCTTCCGCACGGGGTCTGACCCTGGTCGAGTTGCTGGTCGCCATGGCGATTCTCTCGGTACTGGCGGCGGCGGTGCTGCCGGTCGCCGAAGTCACCGTGCGCCGCACCAAAGAGATCGAACTGCGCCGCGCCCTGCGTGAAATCCGCAGCGCCATCGATGCCTACAAAGAAGATTATGACAAGGCAGTAAAGGATAATACCCTGCCCGGCGGCGCCTCTCTCGGCGATTCGGGCTATCCCGAGGATCTGGAAACCCTGGTGACGGGCAAGGACTGGGGCGGCCCGAACAAGATAAAACGCAAATACCTGCGCCGCATTCCTTCCGATCCTTTCGACGAATACGGTGACGGCTGGGGACTGCGTTCCTATGCCGACGACGCCGATTCGACGGTCTGGGGGGGAGAGGACGTTTACGATGTCTACTCCCAGAGCGGCCGGACGGCCCTTGACGGCACCTCTTACTCCACCTGGTGA